The Neorhodopirellula lusitana genome contains a region encoding:
- a CDS encoding DUF1559 domain-containing protein produces the protein MQTRMRKQGFTLIELLVVIAIIALLAALLLPAITKAREAARQAQCQANLKNIGVGLFKFSGRQSNGAFSTGASDFRRDGCMDSFGWVADIVNVGDGNMNESLDPSNPLKGSEKVNDLLGADTSDGKDGAIASRLNAGMCGTSGDVTTGGGFRGLSGGTEAFFAGTTASSEERAELVSRYFFTNGYNTNYAASWHMVRGMVKTSNDSTTDVLFTAQLPVDVSFKGVGGSTGPLSARTMDRSRVSSSNVGMIGCAAPGDIDEAILSLSIAHTETGTFAGGENDTVTYIDSGDLLTEAFNDGPAFWNGTDLDLISPTPSGGSNTPVTLAAQMACERSQPTTANCEAPTGATPTTGNDVYLQDTRDWFAIHQGSCNILMADGSVKVFYDQNSDGFLNPGFGVTGLTADTVPNVGYADNTLEMGRQDFFGGIFLNDQYFKGNFE, from the coding sequence ATGCAAACGCGTATGCGTAAACAGGGTTTCACCCTGATCGAATTGTTGGTCGTCATCGCGATCATCGCCCTCCTGGCCGCCCTCCTGTTGCCAGCCATCACCAAGGCCCGTGAAGCTGCTCGCCAAGCTCAGTGCCAAGCCAACCTGAAGAACATCGGCGTCGGCCTGTTCAAGTTCAGCGGACGCCAATCCAATGGTGCTTTCAGCACTGGAGCTTCTGACTTTCGTCGCGATGGATGCATGGACTCCTTCGGTTGGGTTGCCGATATCGTCAACGTTGGCGACGGCAATATGAATGAGTCGCTCGACCCATCGAACCCACTCAAAGGCTCGGAAAAGGTAAACGACCTTCTGGGGGCTGATACCTCGGATGGAAAAGATGGTGCCATCGCTTCTCGTCTGAATGCAGGCATGTGCGGCACCAGCGGCGATGTCACAACTGGAGGCGGCTTCCGTGGCCTTTCTGGTGGAACAGAAGCGTTCTTCGCTGGTACCACAGCTTCAAGTGAGGAACGAGCTGAGTTAGTCTCCCGCTACTTTTTCACTAACGGCTACAATACCAATTATGCCGCTAGTTGGCACATGGTACGTGGGATGGTTAAGACTTCCAACGATTCCACAACTGACGTACTTTTCACTGCTCAGCTTCCGGTCGACGTCAGCTTCAAGGGCGTTGGCGGTTCAACAGGTCCGCTATCGGCTCGCACAATGGATCGATCACGTGTTAGCAGCAGCAACGTTGGGATGATCGGCTGTGCGGCGCCTGGAGATATTGACGAAGCTATTCTGTCCCTTAGCATCGCTCACACTGAAACAGGAACCTTTGCTGGCGGCGAAAATGACACTGTTACGTACATCGATTCTGGTGACCTGCTGACAGAAGCCTTTAACGATGGTCCAGCATTCTGGAACGGCACTGACCTTGACCTGATTTCGCCAACACCGAGCGGTGGCTCCAACACTCCTGTTACCTTGGCCGCACAAATGGCGTGCGAGCGAAGTCAGCCGACTACAGCTAACTGCGAAGCACCGACTGGAGCCACTCCAACCACCGGGAACGATGTTTACCTGCAAGACACTCGCGACTGGTTTGCGATTCACCAAGGTTCGTGCAATATCTTGATGGCTGACGGTAGCGTAAAGGTCTTCTACGACCAAAACTCAGACGGTTTCTTGAACCCCGGTTTCGGCGTCACCGGCCTAACGGCTGACACCGTTCCGAATGTTGGGTATGCCGACAATACACTGGAAATGGGTCGTCAAGACTTTTTCGGCGGCATCTTTCTGAACGACCAGTACTTCAAAGGCAATTTCGAATAG
- a CDS encoding DUF1573 domain-containing protein translates to MKSNLLKFASFPVAVIGFITVAGAFTQVVEYKPYGVPDIRREEYEAKVALIHEQEQILSGEVKSAGLPVAVADHANHDFGMIDPHTTAYHAFKIANHGEGPLTLEVTGTSCKCTVGELTNNLLPPGAETTVTMEWNTGYQAEHYQQTATVVTNDPLRKEIELTVEGEVRAELIIPGSVSLQAPKLGSLATGQFVMFSQLWDDFTVMEIKSSDPEVGLNWDVVPLEKDAPELIDKYPKSALGVKLSLPRSRYGQFSGAFNVTICPGNGAEEITREIAYTGRVRPPISFQHPELRQDSGLEIGSLTAGQEYNYHIVVRVRNLENRQIEVLDVKPKELQATMKPLSIPGSYRLTLAIPKDCPMVMFNQDKDQGFVQVGDPNDRGFSNWFPVNGAVVKIDSTCLKPMRETLFGY, encoded by the coding sequence ATGAAATCTAACCTGCTGAAATTTGCGTCGTTTCCCGTGGCCGTCATCGGTTTTATCACCGTTGCCGGAGCATTCACGCAAGTCGTGGAATACAAACCCTACGGTGTTCCCGACATCCGAAGAGAAGAGTACGAGGCGAAGGTAGCCCTGATTCACGAGCAGGAGCAGATCCTGTCCGGTGAAGTTAAATCGGCAGGCCTGCCGGTTGCCGTTGCTGATCATGCGAATCACGACTTTGGAATGATCGACCCTCATACTACTGCGTATCATGCATTCAAGATTGCCAACCACGGCGAAGGGCCGCTGACCCTCGAGGTAACCGGCACTAGTTGCAAGTGCACTGTGGGCGAATTGACCAACAACCTTCTTCCGCCTGGGGCGGAAACAACAGTGACGATGGAATGGAACACGGGATACCAGGCTGAGCATTACCAGCAAACCGCCACGGTGGTCACGAACGATCCGTTGCGCAAGGAAATCGAACTAACCGTTGAAGGCGAAGTAAGGGCTGAACTGATCATCCCAGGGTCCGTTTCGCTTCAGGCTCCCAAACTGGGCAGTCTAGCCACGGGCCAGTTCGTGATGTTCAGCCAATTGTGGGACGATTTCACTGTCATGGAAATCAAGTCTAGCGATCCAGAAGTCGGTTTGAATTGGGATGTGGTCCCATTGGAAAAAGATGCCCCAGAATTGATCGACAAATATCCCAAGTCCGCCCTCGGAGTGAAACTTTCGCTGCCACGTAGCCGATATGGGCAGTTCAGCGGTGCCTTCAACGTGACAATTTGCCCAGGAAATGGGGCGGAAGAAATCACACGAGAAATTGCGTACACCGGACGAGTGCGTCCACCGATTTCTTTCCAGCACCCAGAGCTGCGTCAAGATAGCGGGCTTGAAATTGGATCCCTGACGGCAGGCCAAGAATACAACTATCACATCGTTGTGCGAGTTCGCAATTTAGAGAATCGCCAGATAGAAGTACTGGACGTTAAGCCGAAGGAGCTTCAGGCAACTATGAAACCTCTTTCGATCCCAGGTAGCTATCGCTTGACATTGGCGATCCCAAAAGACTGTCCCATGGTAATGTTCAACCAAGATAAAGATCAGGGTTTCGTTCAAGTTGGCGATCCTAATGATAGAGGATTTTCAAATTGGTTCCCTGTGAATGGTGCTGTTGTAAAGATCGATTCGACTTGCCTAAAGCCTATGCGTGAAACGCTATTCGGCTATTGA
- a CDS encoding formylmethanofuran dehydrogenase, with product MTEEARIVCPLCPLACDDVIVNSSGQLMVDGCEIASQFTMSSDRGDTDSVLASLPKRPWQVVTTGADLVTARSLLDLQASSQIDLAIESDPSVEAMLQSASRDGMIAATLAEVATRSDLIWLIGNAEQAYPRIAQKLRLNSAASPHVIRQQSISAEQLAAIASNPQELWQDSSYASLLIGPGAFLTGEEAISSTMVSRLTRLRNETARATTLTMDAAATLRSVSLWTRNHIPGDSQDISVDVRLGTPISTHAAPAKIQIGGHDPGPDQADAYIASSIAGLHKQSMIIRGDGSISLALSTPIASDLSSSSAVLQRLLSQHF from the coding sequence ATGACCGAAGAAGCCAGAATCGTCTGTCCGCTTTGCCCCTTGGCGTGCGATGATGTCATCGTCAATTCCAGCGGCCAACTGATGGTTGACGGCTGTGAAATTGCCAGCCAATTCACGATGTCTTCCGATCGTGGTGACACGGACTCGGTATTGGCTTCGCTGCCGAAACGTCCTTGGCAAGTAGTCACCACGGGAGCCGATTTGGTGACCGCTCGATCGCTGCTGGACTTGCAAGCCAGCAGCCAAATCGACCTGGCGATTGAGTCCGATCCGTCAGTCGAAGCGATGCTGCAATCAGCCAGCCGAGACGGAATGATCGCCGCAACGCTCGCCGAAGTCGCAACACGCAGTGATTTGATCTGGCTAATCGGCAACGCCGAACAAGCCTATCCTCGGATTGCCCAAAAGCTACGCCTCAATTCCGCTGCGTCACCCCACGTAATTCGCCAACAATCCATTTCGGCGGAACAACTAGCGGCCATCGCATCAAATCCGCAGGAATTGTGGCAGGACTCTTCTTATGCGAGCCTGTTAATCGGTCCGGGCGCGTTCCTAACCGGCGAAGAGGCTATTTCATCGACCATGGTGTCGCGTCTAACCAGGCTACGCAATGAAACTGCCCGGGCGACAACACTCACGATGGACGCAGCCGCCACTCTTCGCAGCGTCAGCCTATGGACTCGCAATCACATCCCCGGCGACAGCCAAGATATTTCGGTCGACGTTCGACTCGGCACACCAATCAGCACCCACGCCGCTCCGGCCAAGATTCAGATTGGTGGCCATGACCCTGGACCAGACCAAGCCGATGCCTATATCGCAAGCTCCATCGCCGGCCTGCACAAACAATCCATGATAATCCGAGGCGACGGTTCAATTTCACTGGCTCTGTCTACTCCAATCGCTTCGGACTTGTCTAGTTCGAGTGCAGTACTTCAGCGACTACTTTCGCAGCATTTCTAA
- the hemE gene encoding uroporphyrinogen decarboxylase, with translation MTQNFNGLRVASLESRRADDMARMITKFGGQACVSPSMREVPIEPNRPAIDFAYRVITGEIPIMILMTGVGFRYLLKTTEKHVDQQRFLDALSDITTICRGPKPAAVMKEFGLKPTHRVPEPNTWRELLTTIDEGVPIANQVVGIQEYGVTNASLIAGLEARGAIPEPVRVYGWEYPEDTSPLEENVKELAAGNRDLLLFTSAHQVVNLFRMADSLNLTDALREGLRRTAIASIGPTTSDMLRESDLHVDMEPSHPKMGHLVSEAARDSADLVAQRRTQATPHHRIYTNASDVQRTPLPSIDDHPSQSSLFMKACRGEATERTPVWLMRQAGRYMQEYRDVRSQQTFLELCANPKLCSEVMCTAVDRLGVDAAIIFSDLLPILVPMGFDLEFVKGDGPVIHNPVRVAKDMDRVKALDNPQDLGFVYETVSQTRKDLPEGIPLIGFAGAPFTLASYAIEGGGSKQYAATKQLMRANDGGWAELMDRLTDAIIVYLNEQITAGAQCVQLFDSWAGCLSAADYTRFVLPWMQRIIAGVTPGVPLINFATGNPELLPLLRGDGRTVVGIDWRIDLASAWKRVGHDISVQGNLDPTVLLTDKPTIRAAAQDVLDQAAGRPGHIFNLGHGVMQTTPVENAIELVKAVQELSVRS, from the coding sequence ATGACGCAAAACTTCAACGGACTGCGAGTCGCCTCGCTCGAAAGCCGCCGAGCCGATGACATGGCTCGCATGATCACCAAGTTCGGTGGCCAGGCCTGCGTTAGCCCCTCGATGCGAGAGGTGCCCATTGAGCCCAATCGCCCGGCAATCGATTTCGCCTATCGCGTGATCACCGGCGAAATCCCGATCATGATCCTGATGACGGGTGTCGGTTTTCGCTATCTATTGAAAACGACCGAAAAACACGTAGATCAACAGCGGTTCCTTGACGCCCTTAGCGACATCACCACGATCTGCCGCGGCCCCAAACCGGCCGCCGTAATGAAGGAATTCGGACTCAAACCCACGCACCGCGTTCCCGAGCCAAATACCTGGCGAGAATTACTGACCACGATTGACGAGGGCGTGCCGATCGCCAACCAAGTCGTCGGCATCCAGGAATACGGCGTCACCAACGCCTCCCTGATCGCCGGCCTGGAAGCACGCGGCGCGATCCCCGAGCCCGTGCGGGTCTATGGCTGGGAATACCCCGAGGACACCTCGCCGCTGGAAGAAAACGTCAAAGAACTCGCCGCGGGCAACCGAGACCTATTGCTCTTCACCAGCGCTCACCAAGTCGTCAACCTGTTTCGCATGGCCGACTCACTGAACCTGACCGATGCCCTTCGCGAAGGCCTGCGGCGAACCGCCATCGCGTCGATTGGACCAACCACCAGCGACATGCTGCGGGAAAGCGATCTGCATGTCGACATGGAACCTTCCCACCCCAAAATGGGACACCTTGTCAGTGAAGCCGCCCGCGACTCAGCCGACCTGGTCGCCCAACGCCGTACCCAGGCCACACCTCACCACCGAATTTACACCAACGCATCCGACGTCCAGAGAACACCCTTGCCTTCCATCGACGACCACCCCTCCCAGTCCAGCCTGTTCATGAAAGCCTGTCGCGGCGAAGCGACCGAACGGACACCCGTGTGGCTCATGCGGCAAGCCGGCCGCTACATGCAAGAGTACCGGGACGTTCGCTCCCAACAAACGTTTTTGGAATTGTGTGCCAACCCTAAGCTTTGCAGCGAAGTGATGTGCACCGCCGTCGACCGTCTTGGCGTTGATGCAGCAATCATCTTTTCGGACCTGTTGCCAATCTTGGTCCCGATGGGGTTCGATCTGGAGTTCGTCAAAGGTGACGGTCCCGTGATCCACAACCCCGTTCGTGTTGCCAAAGACATGGACCGCGTGAAGGCTCTGGACAACCCACAAGACCTGGGCTTCGTCTACGAGACCGTTTCGCAAACTCGCAAGGACTTGCCCGAAGGAATTCCCCTGATCGGCTTCGCCGGTGCTCCGTTCACACTGGCCAGCTACGCGATCGAAGGCGGCGGCAGCAAACAATACGCGGCAACCAAGCAATTAATGCGAGCCAACGACGGCGGCTGGGCTGAGCTAATGGACCGGCTCACCGACGCGATCATCGTGTACCTGAATGAGCAAATCACTGCGGGTGCACAATGCGTGCAGCTGTTCGATAGCTGGGCTGGCTGCCTGTCAGCGGCCGACTACACGCGGTTCGTCTTGCCTTGGATGCAGCGGATCATTGCCGGCGTCACTCCCGGAGTGCCACTGATCAACTTCGCCACCGGAAACCCCGAACTACTACCGCTCCTTCGTGGTGACGGCCGCACCGTCGTCGGCATCGATTGGCGAATCGACCTTGCCTCGGCATGGAAACGAGTCGGCCACGACATCTCCGTTCAAGGCAACCTCGACCCCACCGTGCTCCTAACCGACAAACCAACCATCCGCGCCGCCGCCCAAGACGTCCTCGACCAAGCCGCCGGCCGCCCCGGACACATCTTCAATCTCGGCCACGGAGTCATGCAAACCACCCCAGTCGAAAACGCGATCGAACTGGTCAAAGCCGTCCAAGAACTGTCAGTGCGTTCGTAA
- the trmB gene encoding tRNA (guanine(46)-N(7))-methyltransferase TrmB: protein MPRASLRRPNPNLDLTPFLKEPESLPEIISSQTLFGNDKPLEIEVGSGKGLFIQTESARRPEHNYFGIEIARKYAAHCAARLARRERTNAMMLAGDATPLFAPFQTASNFQNNSFDEATATPIDGPPRIASGSLEAVHVYFPDPWWKKRHRKRRVLSEANIRQFSRALKVGGRLHFWTDVLDYFELTIELIAELAPELGVPLPETQRDSEHDLDYHTHFERRSRKFGIPVYRVCYRKRSDSKVVPVGTPSHASV from the coding sequence ATGCCCCGCGCCTCGCTCCGCCGTCCCAACCCGAACCTCGACCTGACTCCGTTTTTGAAGGAACCGGAGTCGTTGCCGGAAATAATTTCCAGTCAAACGCTGTTCGGAAACGACAAACCGCTCGAGATCGAGGTGGGCAGCGGCAAAGGGCTGTTCATTCAGACCGAATCGGCTCGCCGCCCCGAGCACAATTACTTTGGAATCGAAATCGCTCGGAAATACGCCGCCCACTGTGCCGCTCGATTGGCTCGCCGGGAACGAACCAATGCGATGATGTTGGCTGGTGACGCGACACCGTTGTTCGCACCCTTCCAAACCGCTTCGAATTTCCAGAATAACTCGTTCGATGAGGCAACGGCCACGCCGATCGACGGACCGCCTCGAATTGCGTCGGGGTCGCTGGAGGCCGTGCACGTTTACTTTCCCGATCCATGGTGGAAAAAGCGGCATCGCAAACGACGTGTGCTCAGCGAAGCAAATATTCGGCAGTTCAGCCGCGCATTGAAAGTGGGCGGGCGTCTGCATTTCTGGACGGATGTGCTGGATTATTTTGAACTAACGATTGAGTTGATCGCTGAGCTCGCCCCTGAACTTGGTGTGCCGCTTCCTGAAACTCAAAGAGATTCGGAACACGACCTCGACTATCACACGCACTTCGAACGGCGTAGTCGCAAGTTCGGTATCCCTGTGTACAGGGTGTGTTACCGAAAGCGATCGGACTCCAAGGTCGTGCCGGTTGGGACCCCGTCGCACGCGTCGGTTTGA
- a CDS encoding serine/threonine-protein kinase — translation MNCPSAKGASAIQGEHDALLDADTIPPETLKHDEKSGGVDPACFKVVDDYELLGEIARGAMGVVYRARQVSLRRIVALKMMLGEQNADSTRRFLAEAEAAASLDHPGIVPVYDVGQHDGRMYFTMALVDGKSLADQLVDGPLDPKVAARVAEQVATAIGYAHRRRWVHRDIKPANILIDGEGNARVTDFGVCKSMVSASEMTAVGQIVGTPHYMAPEQAGYKSQPGGVRELIVGSITHDPVDASVGPTADIYSIGAVLYATLTGRPPFQAANPLDVVAQVLTQDPVPVRILNPSVPDELDVITMKCLAKERVDRYQSAESLADDLQRFLEGVPILAKPPGWARRLRHAVNQHLVVATVSGTAALALVCLASVLLLFWLQARWQLNQMQGQLAYERASAATHLLALRQKRSDSQETSSGKQDAAIGRVGGTGDVPRTAGKEELGGDVLSKEAGKSVAEFELARLSDSVERLASNGHNETAVQIAIAAIRHAQQHQLEPSDRVVALLQTLDPEQADLDELLELAEGSIRKPLSDFELTLYGIHQREEPRTDETY, via the coding sequence ATGAACTGTCCCTCTGCCAAGGGAGCGTCTGCAATCCAAGGCGAGCACGATGCCTTGTTGGATGCGGACACGATTCCACCCGAAACATTGAAGCACGATGAGAAATCAGGCGGTGTTGATCCCGCTTGTTTCAAAGTGGTTGATGACTATGAATTGCTTGGCGAGATCGCTCGTGGAGCGATGGGGGTGGTGTATCGAGCGAGACAGGTTTCGTTGCGGCGGATTGTGGCGCTCAAGATGATGTTGGGTGAACAGAACGCGGACTCGACGCGTCGGTTTTTGGCTGAGGCGGAAGCGGCCGCTTCACTGGATCACCCTGGGATCGTGCCTGTGTATGACGTCGGTCAGCATGACGGCCGGATGTATTTCACAATGGCGTTGGTTGATGGGAAAAGCTTGGCGGACCAATTGGTTGACGGCCCGCTTGATCCCAAGGTCGCGGCACGCGTTGCGGAGCAGGTTGCCACCGCAATTGGCTATGCCCACCGTCGACGATGGGTGCACCGCGATATCAAGCCAGCAAACATCTTGATTGATGGTGAAGGCAATGCCAGGGTGACCGATTTTGGCGTTTGCAAGAGTATGGTGTCCGCATCGGAGATGACCGCGGTTGGCCAAATTGTGGGAACGCCGCACTACATGGCTCCCGAGCAAGCTGGCTACAAGTCGCAGCCCGGCGGAGTCAGGGAATTGATCGTTGGATCGATAACACATGACCCAGTCGATGCCAGCGTTGGACCGACAGCGGACATCTATTCGATCGGCGCGGTTTTGTATGCGACGTTGACGGGGCGTCCGCCGTTTCAGGCTGCCAATCCGCTGGATGTGGTTGCTCAAGTGTTGACCCAAGATCCCGTGCCGGTTCGTATCTTGAACCCCAGCGTTCCAGATGAACTGGACGTGATCACAATGAAGTGCCTCGCGAAAGAGCGAGTGGATCGATATCAATCGGCGGAGTCACTTGCCGATGATTTGCAACGATTTCTGGAAGGGGTACCCATCTTGGCGAAGCCGCCTGGGTGGGCTCGACGGTTACGTCACGCGGTCAATCAACACTTGGTGGTTGCGACCGTTTCCGGGACTGCTGCCTTGGCATTGGTGTGTTTGGCATCCGTGCTACTGTTGTTTTGGTTGCAAGCCCGCTGGCAGCTGAATCAGATGCAGGGCCAGTTGGCTTACGAACGCGCCAGTGCCGCGACACATCTGTTGGCACTTCGGCAAAAACGTTCGGACAGTCAAGAGACTTCAAGCGGGAAGCAAGACGCTGCAATTGGAAGAGTTGGAGGCACGGGAGACGTTCCTAGAACAGCAGGCAAAGAAGAGCTAGGTGGTGACGTCTTATCCAAGGAGGCCGGCAAGTCAGTCGCGGAGTTTGAGCTGGCACGGTTGAGTGATTCCGTTGAGCGATTGGCGAGCAATGGACACAATGAGACTGCGGTTCAGATTGCGATCGCCGCAATTCGGCATGCTCAACAGCATCAGCTGGAACCATCTGATCGAGTCGTTGCATTGTTGCAAACGCTCGATCCCGAGCAGGCTGATCTCGACGAGTTGCTTGAACTTGCGGAAGGTTCGATCCGGAAGCCACTGTCTGATTTTGAGTTGACGTTGTACGGAATCCATCAACGGGAGGAACCTCGGACTGATGAAACCTATTGA
- a CDS encoding protein kinase domain-containing protein, whose product MKPIECKVVVVNGPDTGREFRWDGAEPLVIGRGSDSDTRICDPKLSRVHFEIRGSVEGGYLLIDRGGSGGVQLDGIGVGVQARLGTKATIKAGDTQLRFEVLSAFDAPTIQPQVASKPVRGVEDNTGESVPLRDLVGQMVHRFRVDKLASSSSNSAVFKAYDTQRERVVALKILQPRLASTEVQQERFIRAMRTMMPIRHDNIVRLYKAGRQGPYCWAAMQWVDGISVRELIEHAGIGGMLDWKEVWRLAIDMSRALEEAAKHHIVHRNVTPSNLLRRQNDKTYLLTDLIFARALEETNAAQLTRPGDVMGDINFLAPERLFDATQCDGRSDQYSLGATLYAFLTGQPPHQAFGVMDLIEKIRTESIEPPHRSQLGLDERFCDVVMKLLSTSPDQRYRSPSELLRMLKRVGQLAGVDYGSGCWQ is encoded by the coding sequence ATGAAACCTATTGAATGCAAAGTGGTCGTGGTGAACGGCCCCGATACCGGACGAGAGTTCCGCTGGGATGGAGCAGAACCGCTGGTGATCGGCCGTGGTTCAGACAGTGACACTCGGATTTGCGATCCCAAGCTCAGTCGTGTGCACTTCGAAATCCGGGGGAGTGTGGAAGGCGGTTATCTGTTAATCGATCGCGGCGGTTCCGGCGGTGTGCAATTGGATGGAATCGGGGTGGGCGTTCAGGCACGCCTGGGTACCAAGGCGACTATCAAGGCTGGTGACACTCAGTTGCGATTCGAGGTTTTGAGTGCATTCGACGCGCCGACGATCCAACCGCAGGTGGCTTCCAAACCGGTGAGAGGCGTTGAAGATAATACCGGGGAGTCGGTTCCGCTGCGTGACTTAGTCGGCCAGATGGTCCATCGATTCCGCGTCGATAAACTGGCATCCTCCAGTTCGAACAGCGCTGTTTTTAAAGCCTACGATACGCAGCGTGAGCGAGTGGTGGCTTTGAAAATACTACAGCCTCGGTTGGCATCGACGGAAGTTCAGCAGGAGCGATTCATTCGTGCCATGCGGACGATGATGCCGATTCGTCATGACAATATCGTGCGTCTGTACAAAGCTGGACGCCAAGGGCCCTATTGTTGGGCAGCGATGCAGTGGGTGGACGGGATCAGCGTGCGAGAACTGATCGAGCATGCGGGCATCGGTGGGATGCTGGATTGGAAGGAAGTGTGGCGGTTGGCGATCGACATGTCGCGAGCACTGGAAGAGGCCGCCAAGCATCACATCGTGCATCGAAATGTCACACCTTCGAATCTGCTACGTCGCCAGAACGACAAGACCTATCTGTTGACGGATTTGATTTTTGCCCGGGCGCTCGAGGAGACCAACGCTGCCCAGCTGACCCGGCCGGGTGATGTGATGGGTGACATCAACTTTTTGGCACCGGAACGCCTGTTCGATGCGACGCAATGCGATGGGCGATCGGATCAATACAGTTTGGGCGCGACCCTTTACGCGTTCCTGACGGGGCAGCCACCGCATCAGGCGTTCGGCGTGATGGACTTGATCGAGAAGATTCGGACTGAAAGCATCGAGCCCCCACATCGGTCTCAGCTGGGACTGGACGAGCGATTCTGTGATGTGGTGATGAAGCTATTGTCGACGTCGCCTGACCAGCGTTATCGTTCTCCGTCAGAATTGCTGCGGATGCTTAAGCGGGTCGGGCAGCTTGCGGGCGTCGACTACGGAAGTGGCTGTTGGCAGTGA
- a CDS encoding sodium:solute symporter family protein — translation MSVFQANIDHGSLIHNLLGSSFLAQAGATGEASWVNHPGLPQFVIILVYLSLLLALGIFSSRLFSGTKEDYQVASHSIGPFLLLMSIFGTTMTAFALVGSSGEAFKEGVGVYGMLASSSGIIHSLCFFVIGVRVWKLARTRGYTTQIEFFRDRLDSDFIGLLLFPILVGLVIPYLLVGVIGGGTVVQTLTAGLSPDWFPVVSAEGVPNRGLHGGIPPWLGSFMICSVVLVYVFMGGMRGTTWANTFQTLVFMVLGVVTFVMIANRLGGQDGIMANLKVLGESIPENRATRSEMSKSLFFTYLLIPLSVGMFPHLFQHWMTAKSANSFKLPVVCHPIFIMIVWVPCVLVGVWATGSLAPERLPLIPGTQVVNANAVLPFLVKTQIGPVLGGLLAAGILAAIMSSLDSQFLCIGTIFNNDIYTHYKGAENVSDARQVFMTRMFIIGIVAVTYLLSLGNPTSVFALGVWCFSGFSALFPIVFLALYWRGLSAAGAISGIFAAITSWSVLFYHGLNAPKGLREFHFYIPWGDEQYEIMPVVVMVLSCLVTTVVVSLVTPKPKQETLAKFF, via the coding sequence ATGAGCGTTTTCCAGGCAAATATCGACCACGGTTCACTGATTCATAACTTGCTCGGCTCAAGCTTTCTTGCTCAAGCCGGGGCAACCGGCGAGGCCTCTTGGGTGAATCACCCCGGGCTGCCCCAGTTCGTCATCATCCTGGTGTACCTCAGCCTTTTGTTGGCACTGGGGATTTTCTCCAGTCGCCTGTTTAGCGGCACGAAAGAAGACTACCAGGTCGCCAGTCACTCGATCGGCCCGTTCCTACTCTTGATGAGTATCTTCGGGACCACCATGACCGCATTCGCCTTAGTCGGAAGCAGCGGTGAGGCGTTCAAGGAAGGCGTCGGAGTTTACGGGATGCTTGCCAGTAGCAGCGGCATCATCCACTCGCTGTGCTTTTTCGTGATCGGAGTCCGTGTTTGGAAACTGGCACGGACACGTGGCTACACCACCCAAATCGAGTTCTTTCGAGATCGCCTGGACAGCGACTTCATCGGCTTGCTGCTATTCCCGATCTTGGTCGGACTCGTCATCCCATACCTGTTGGTCGGCGTCATCGGCGGTGGCACCGTGGTGCAAACCTTGACCGCAGGTTTGTCGCCGGACTGGTTCCCCGTTGTTTCGGCCGAAGGCGTTCCCAACCGAGGCTTGCATGGTGGCATCCCGCCATGGCTAGGCTCATTCATGATTTGCAGCGTCGTCTTGGTTTACGTCTTCATGGGCGGAATGCGTGGCACGACTTGGGCGAACACCTTCCAGACATTGGTCTTCATGGTGCTCGGTGTGGTGACGTTCGTGATGATCGCCAATCGATTAGGCGGCCAAGACGGAATCATGGCCAACCTCAAAGTGCTCGGCGAATCGATTCCCGAAAACCGTGCGACTCGATCGGAAATGAGCAAGTCGCTGTTTTTCACTTACCTGCTGATCCCGCTTTCTGTAGGCATGTTCCCGCACCTGTTCCAGCACTGGATGACCGCCAAGAGTGCGAACTCGTTCAAGCTTCCCGTGGTTTGTCACCCGATCTTCATCATGATCGTATGGGTGCCTTGCGTGCTCGTCGGCGTCTGGGCGACCGGTTCACTGGCCCCCGAACGACTGCCGCTAATCCCTGGAACACAAGTGGTCAACGCGAATGCCGTGCTTCCATTCTTGGTCAAAACACAAATCGGCCCCGTCCTGGGCGGCTTATTGGCGGCTGGGATTTTGGCCGCGATCATGTCCAGTCTTGACAGTCAGTTCTTGTGCATCGGCACGATCTTCAACAACGATATCTACACCCACTACAAAGGTGCGGAAAACGTGAGTGACGCTCGCCAGGTCTTCATGACCCGGATGTTCATCATCGGAATCGTAGCCGTGACGTACCTGTTAAGCCTGGGGAATCCAACCAGCGTGTTTGCTTTGGGAGTCTGGTGCTTCAGTGGCTTCAGTGCCCTATTCCCGATCGTGTTCCTCGCCTTGTATTGGCGTGGGCTCTCCGCTGCCGGTGCGATTAGCGGAATCTTTGCAGCGATTACCAGCTGGAGCGTTCTGTTCTATCATGGCCTGAACGCACCCAAGGGACTACGCGAGTTTCACTTCTATATCCCGTGGGGCGACGAGCAATACGAAATCATGCCCGTCGTGGTGATGGTTTTGAGCTGCCTGGTGACCACCGTTGTCGTCTCGCTCGTCACGCCCAAACCGAAACAAGAAACGCTAGCCAAGTTCTTCTAG